The Ignavibacteriota bacterium genome has a segment encoding these proteins:
- a CDS encoding esterase-like activity of phytase family protein has product MSKIKILFNLQIFIILILAEVFTSCDSTDPLFDKYTPSGTYTINWNDLPKINDNTSLRLGGFVGLFYKENRTFYTITDRGPVNQSLDENGSRTYFEVPEFIPSIIELELQDDNTVKVVKQIAITNPAGTSITGLLPSDSWNSDEEINSPNPTEDDWGIFPGGVLFDIKNNFFWIAEQYNPALMQITYDGQWVRRIRPGEGLRRALGNQTVDGGFTGIDFYGEDHLVTVNGRCLENNHIAGDKAGSMNYAMRRVNIYNLKSNTDISMIYNVEPQSMDGIPEQFVFLGDIAAVNDTSFLVTEFAEFNGSTRNLLFMLSTNDSTTKALVGLEGILGKTIETLTVKERKDNKIKPVNKKLIYDLSVTKIKRPEGIAIINKNTIAVIGNNKYGIIDGDPTNGNYGLNKDPIYLEIIKLPNDLEL; this is encoded by the coding sequence CTTCATGCGATTCAACCGACCCATTATTCGATAAATATACGCCTTCCGGAACCTATACTATTAATTGGAATGATCTGCCTAAGATAAATGATAATACAAGTTTAAGATTGGGCGGATTTGTGGGACTTTTTTACAAAGAGAACAGAACATTTTATACTATTACTGATAGAGGTCCCGTAAATCAAAGTTTAGATGAAAACGGATCAAGGACATATTTTGAAGTTCCAGAATTTATTCCTTCAATAATAGAGCTAGAATTACAGGACGATAACACAGTTAAGGTTGTTAAACAAATAGCAATAACAAATCCTGCCGGAACTTCAATTACCGGGCTTTTACCTTCCGATAGTTGGAACAGTGATGAAGAGATCAACAGTCCGAATCCGACTGAAGACGACTGGGGGATATTCCCCGGCGGTGTTTTGTTCGATATTAAAAATAATTTCTTTTGGATTGCCGAACAATATAATCCGGCGTTAATGCAAATTACATATGACGGTCAGTGGGTAAGAAGAATTAGACCGGGAGAAGGATTGAGAAGAGCGCTCGGCAATCAGACCGTTGACGGCGGATTTACCGGAATAGATTTTTACGGAGAAGATCATTTAGTTACGGTTAACGGAAGATGTTTGGAAAATAATCATATTGCCGGAGATAAAGCCGGGTCTATGAACTATGCTATGCGCAGAGTAAATATCTATAATTTAAAATCCAATACTGATATTTCAATGATCTATAATGTTGAACCTCAAAGCATGGATGGAATTCCAGAGCAATTTGTTTTTCTTGGCGATATAGCCGCGGTTAATGATACTTCTTTTTTGGTTACTGAATTTGCCGAATTTAACGGATCGACGAGAAATTTACTCTTTATGCTCAGCACTAATGACAGTACAACTAAGGCATTAGTCGGATTAGAAGGAATTTTGGGAAAAACAATTGAAACCCTTACAGTAAAAGAAAGAAAAGACAATAAAATAAAACCCGTTAATAAAAAACTTATATATGATTTAAGCGTGACGAAAATTAAACGTCCGGAAGGAATTGCCATAATTAATAAAAATACAATTGCGGTAATCGGTAACAATAAATACGGAATTATAGATGGCGATCCGACAAATGGAAATTACGGATTAAACAAAGATCCGATTTATTTGGAAATAATTAAACTGCCCAATGATTTGGAATTATAA